The following is a genomic window from Halobacterium sp. R2-5.
CGCCAGCAGTCCGACTTCCAGCAGCCGGACCAGCGCCAGGCCTTCCAGTCCGCTCAGCGTGTCGTTGTACACCGCGGCGCCCTGCATGGACGTGCTCAGGACGGCGATGTGGGTGAACAGGTAGCCGATGAGCACCCACCCCGTAAACTTGTGAAACACCCAGGCCCACATCCCGGCCGTGAACTCCCGCCACCGGCCGAAGTCCTCGATGAGGCCTCGGTCGTACGACTGACTCATACCATTCGGAGCGTGTGGTCCCTCCGCACATAGAAGTTACTACACGGGCGCGTCACGCGACTCGAACCCGCGAGCGACTGCGAACACGTTCGCCCGGCGGCGCGCGGACTGTTCGGGCCGAAGAGCGAAAGCGGGAGTGGGAGTGCTACTGCGTCGGGCTTCGAGAATGGTGCCGCCGCCCGCGACCCACGTGTCGCCGGCGCGTGCGTAGAACAGCGCTCCAGGCTACGGCCGGGGTGCCCGGGAGCGCTCGGCGCGGTCGCGCTCGTAGGCTCGCTGGGTCGCCGCGTCGAGTTCCACGAGGTGGACGATGGGGTTGCCCGGGTAGACCACGGGGTTCTCCAGCATCCCGACGAGCAGCCCCGTGAACGGCGCTTCGACCTCCAAGACGTCGGTCTTGAACGGGTTCGAGATGGTGCAGATGACCTCGCCCTCGTGGACGAGGTCGCCGCGCGTGTGCCGCATCTCCACGAGGCCGCCGTCGTCTGCGCGAATCCACGTCTTCTGGTCGCTGGTGACGATGGTCCGCCAGCCCGGCCAGCGGACGGCGTCCGTCGGATAGACGCGGAAGTCCGCGAGCACGCTCTCCACGCCGTCGAGCGCGCGGTCGATGAGGTGGCGCTGGAAGCGGTGCGCCTCCCCCATCTCGACTGTGATAGTCGGAACGCCGGTCTCGGAGGCCTCGCGACGGAGCGTCCCGCTGGCTCCCTCGCTGTCGATGATGACGTTCGCCCCGAACGCCCGCGCCACTCGGACGACGTCCTCGTCGGCCATGTCCGCGCGGACGTGGAGCATGTTCGTGCGCCCGCGGGTCGACGTGTGGAAGTCCAGCCCGAGGTCGCAGGGCTCGATGAAGTTCCGGAAGATCTGGTCGGCCATCCGCTTCGCGCTCGTCGACCCCTCGTTGCCGGGGAACGAGCGGTTGAGGTCGCGGTCGTACACCGGGAGGTACCGCTCCTGCGTGACGAACCCGGGGACGTTCAGCACCGGCATGCAGACGAGCGTCCCGTTGAGGTTCGCGTGCGACCACTCGTGGGCGACCTCCCGCACCACCTCGATGCCGTTCAGCTCGTCGCCGTGGGAGGCCGCCGAGAGGAAGACGGTCGGCCCGGGCTGTTCGCCGTTCACGATAGTGACCGGGATGCGGACCGGGTCGCCGAGGTACGTCTCGCTGACGCTGAACCGGAAGTTGACACGCTCTCCCGGGTCCACTCGGCCGCCGTTGTACGTGAACGCCCCGTCGGTCATGGCCCGTGGTTCGCGTCCGACACGTAAAACTGGGGCGTCCGAGCCGTCGGAATCACCGGCACCGTTTAGTCGCGTCCGAGCGACTTCTAGGACATGACAGAACCCGTCTCGGTGGGCGTCCTCAGTCTCCACAACAGCAAGGAGACGAAAGCGATTCTGAACGCGGTGGAGGCCCTCGGCCACACGGGCGTGTGGCTGCGCGAGGACAACATCTGCGTGGACATCGAGGACAACGAAGCCGTGCTGGACCCGCACGTCGACGTCATCGCGAACCGCATGTTGCTCTCGAAGACCGAGCAGCCCGCCGAGCTGCTCGGGCTGGCGCTGTCGCTGAGCCAGCTCCGCCCGATGCTGAACCGCCCGCGGAACGTGCTCACGGCGTTCCACAAGTTCGCGACCGCGACCACGCTCGCGAGCAGCGACGTCCGGCTCCCGAACGCCACGCTCGCGCTGGATTCCACGCGGCTGAACGACGAGAAGGCCAAGTACGGCGACGAGGTCGTCTACAAAA
Proteins encoded in this region:
- the sdhC gene encoding succinate dehydrogenase, cytochrome b556 subunit, which gives rise to MSQSYDRGLIEDFGRWREFTAGMWAWVFHKFTGWVLIGYLFTHIAVLSTSMQGAAVYNDTLSGLEGLALVRLLEVGLLAVAVFHILNGIRLLFVDLGVGLESQDKSFYASLVLTGVIVVASVPTFVSGAF
- a CDS encoding succinylglutamate desuccinylase/aspartoacylase family protein; this translates as MTDGAFTYNGGRVDPGERVNFRFSVSETYLGDPVRIPVTIVNGEQPGPTVFLSAASHGDELNGIEVVREVAHEWSHANLNGTLVCMPVLNVPGFVTQERYLPVYDRDLNRSFPGNEGSTSAKRMADQIFRNFIEPCDLGLDFHTSTRGRTNMLHVRADMADEDVVRVARAFGANVIIDSEGASGTLRREASETGVPTITVEMGEAHRFQRHLIDRALDGVESVLADFRVYPTDAVRWPGWRTIVTSDQKTWIRADDGGLVEMRHTRGDLVHEGEVICTISNPFKTDVLEVEAPFTGLLVGMLENPVVYPGNPIVHLVELDAATQRAYERDRAERSRAPRP